The following coding sequences lie in one Streptomyces albofaciens JCM 4342 genomic window:
- a CDS encoding helix-turn-helix transcriptional regulator, which yields MDYDFTFVVTGATVDDQDAVDALRETCDALLARAGGVDLVSVARSGDCAVQAALEAASAIRAAVPRLRVCRLDRDLVGIHEIAERTGRSRQNVAQWAAGARKARGAPFPAPEGTVGRSQAWLWSEVNRWLAAYGLDDGAAYPTREEMAQIDVALAGRISLTFRFATTPGFKDGRQRVIDELSSRHISRFLTLLAGLDGTTDEHGDHVLVVADGQEPARGVMECVARFPHDAVLVTETDRFTVTVLSSRGPARSGRVVPVPAAATVAEWLRLVRDHPRAAFTMETGDRRTEEPARIQWQMAIAA from the coding sequence ATGGATTACGACTTCACCTTCGTCGTCACGGGCGCGACCGTCGACGACCAGGACGCCGTCGACGCGCTGCGCGAGACCTGTGACGCCCTCCTGGCGCGGGCCGGCGGCGTCGACCTGGTCAGCGTCGCCCGGTCCGGTGACTGCGCGGTGCAGGCCGCGCTCGAAGCCGCGTCCGCGATACGGGCCGCCGTGCCGCGCCTGCGGGTGTGCCGCCTGGACCGCGACCTGGTCGGCATACACGAGATCGCCGAGCGCACGGGGCGCTCGCGGCAGAACGTCGCCCAGTGGGCCGCCGGGGCGCGCAAGGCCCGGGGCGCGCCCTTCCCGGCCCCGGAGGGGACCGTCGGCCGGTCCCAGGCGTGGCTGTGGTCCGAGGTCAACCGCTGGCTCGCCGCGTACGGCCTGGACGACGGCGCCGCGTACCCCACGCGCGAGGAGATGGCGCAGATCGACGTGGCGCTGGCCGGCCGGATCTCGCTGACCTTCCGGTTCGCCACCACCCCGGGCTTCAAGGACGGGCGCCAGCGCGTCATCGACGAGCTGAGCAGCCGCCACATAAGCCGCTTCCTGACGCTGCTGGCGGGGCTCGACGGGACGACGGACGAGCACGGCGACCACGTCCTGGTCGTGGCCGACGGGCAGGAGCCCGCGCGCGGCGTGATGGAATGCGTGGCGCGCTTCCCGCACGACGCGGTGCTGGTCACCGAGACGGACCGGTTCACCGTCACCGTGCTGTCCAGCCGCGGCCCGGCCCGCTCCGGCCGCGTGGTGCCCGTACCGGCCGCGGCCACGGTCGCGGAGTGGCTCCGCCTGGTCCGCGACCACCCGCGCGCCGCCTTCACCATGGAGACCGGGGACCGCCGTACGGAGGAACCCGCCCGCATCCAGTGGCAGATGGCGATCGCGGCGTGA